From Cellulosimicrobium sp. ES-005, one genomic window encodes:
- a CDS encoding class I SAM-dependent methyltransferase, with translation MSQTPAPVPPQVPVPDVAPPGPTADAGYRDVPAAEGGRAGRGWWDANAAEYLDEHGAFLGAADFCWCPEGLRERDARLLGEVTGLRVLEVGAGAAQCSRWLVAQGAQAVATDVSRGMLAAGAALDRATGIRVPAVQADARRLPFADGSFDAAFTSFGAIPFVPDADAIHREVARVLRPGGTWTFSVTHPSRWAFPDDPSAHGLTANRSYFDRRPYVETDAAGRVVYAEYHRTLGDQVREVVAAGLELRDVVEPEWPTDNTEVWGGWGPVRGAYLPGTAIFRTRLPG, from the coding sequence ATGAGCCAGACCCCCGCCCCCGTGCCGCCGCAGGTCCCGGTCCCGGACGTCGCCCCGCCCGGCCCGACGGCGGACGCCGGCTACCGGGACGTGCCCGCCGCCGAGGGTGGCCGCGCCGGGCGCGGGTGGTGGGACGCGAACGCCGCCGAGTATCTCGACGAGCACGGGGCGTTCCTCGGCGCGGCGGACTTCTGCTGGTGCCCGGAGGGACTGCGGGAGCGCGACGCGCGCCTGCTCGGCGAGGTGACCGGCCTCCGCGTCCTCGAGGTCGGGGCCGGTGCGGCACAGTGCTCGCGCTGGCTCGTCGCCCAGGGCGCGCAGGCGGTCGCCACGGACGTCTCCCGGGGCATGCTCGCCGCGGGTGCGGCGCTCGACCGGGCGACGGGGATCCGCGTGCCCGCCGTCCAGGCCGACGCGCGCCGCCTGCCGTTCGCCGACGGGAGCTTCGACGCCGCGTTCACGTCGTTCGGCGCGATCCCGTTCGTCCCCGACGCCGACGCGATCCACCGCGAGGTCGCCCGGGTGCTCCGACCGGGCGGCACCTGGACGTTCTCCGTCACGCACCCCTCACGCTGGGCGTTCCCCGACGACCCGAGCGCGCACGGGCTGACCGCGAACCGCTCGTACTTCGACCGCCGTCCCTACGTCGAGACGGACGCCGCCGGCCGTGTCGTCTACGCCGAGTACCACCGCACGCTGGGCGACCAAGTGCGCGAGGTGGTCGCCGCCGGGCTGGAGCTGCGCGACGTCGTCGAGCCCGAGTGGCCCACCGACAACACCGAGGTGTGGGGCGGCTGGGGACCGGTGCGCGGTGCCTACCTGCCCGGGACGGCGATCTTC